A genomic segment from Candidatus Nitrospira nitrosa encodes:
- a CDS encoding polyprenol monophosphomannose synthase — protein MSSHQVTASSDTGPQATSIHFHPACKNGQPVAPKRLRRDEAYLVPDFDQAEVLIAQGVNSARVAISDRASVNDHDPGYAQVAGELQLVPTSPFTFEESILVVLPTYNERANLEALVTAIGQYLVTDIVIVDDNSPDGTGELADQLSTRHPHVHVLHRPRKEGLGPAYIAGFQWALQRPYDRIIEMDCDFSHAPWDLPRLVHRSHTADLVIGSRYVPGGGTENWNARRRLVSRCGNSYVSLFLGSIIQDWTGGFRCYRRGLLERMALSTVQAKGYIFQVELAWRAVQLGATVSELPIRFIAKFTIIDRP, from the coding sequence ATGTCCTCGCATCAGGTGACTGCCTCATCAGACACTGGGCCCCAAGCCACTTCGATTCACTTCCATCCGGCTTGCAAGAATGGCCAGCCAGTCGCTCCCAAGCGATTGCGCCGAGACGAAGCATACCTTGTACCGGATTTTGACCAAGCCGAAGTACTCATTGCTCAAGGCGTTAATAGCGCTCGCGTGGCAATTAGCGATAGAGCCTCAGTAAACGATCATGACCCGGGATACGCTCAAGTGGCGGGAGAGCTACAGCTCGTGCCTACCTCACCATTCACCTTTGAGGAATCTATCCTTGTGGTTCTTCCGACCTATAATGAGCGTGCCAATCTAGAGGCACTCGTTACGGCAATCGGCCAATATCTCGTAACCGATATTGTAATAGTGGATGACAATTCACCGGATGGAACCGGTGAACTGGCTGATCAGCTCAGCACCCGCCACCCTCATGTCCATGTGCTCCATCGGCCAAGAAAGGAAGGGCTCGGGCCGGCCTACATCGCGGGCTTCCAGTGGGCCCTCCAGCGACCGTATGATCGAATCATTGAAATGGATTGCGACTTCAGTCATGCCCCGTGGGATCTTCCCCGCTTAGTTCACCGCAGCCACACAGCCGACTTGGTCATTGGCAGTCGCTATGTTCCTGGCGGTGGAACGGAAAACTGGAACGCCCGCCGACGCCTCGTGTCCCGATGCGGCAACAGCTATGTAAGCCTCTTTCTAGGCTCGATCATTCAAGACTGGACCGGAGGCTTTCGGTGTTATCGCCGGGGACTGCTGGAGAGGATGGCTTTGTCGACGGTGCAAGCCAAGGGATACATTTTTCAAGTGGAGTTAGCCTGGCGAGCTGTGCAGCTTGGAGCGACGGTCAGTGAACTCCCTATTCGATTTATAGCTAAGTTCACAATCATTGATAGGCCTTGA
- a CDS encoding IS630 family transposase, with the protein MGYQERDPLQRRRFLRLRERFLRRGKQPVYIDECGFAPSTVRRYGYAPKGQRVDGLVSGHRRPRTSLIAARMDGQLVEPCLFKGTCDTVVFNAWLQTRLCPRLTAHHLVIMDNATFHTSPETAQLIKATGATLLFLAPYSPDLNPIERDFAVLKKRREYQEQATLDDIVKAYQ; encoded by the coding sequence ATGGGCTACCAAGAACGTGACCCTCTCCAACGACGACGGTTCCTCCGTCTTCGTGAACGGTTTCTGCGACGCGGCAAACAGCCCGTCTACATCGATGAATGTGGGTTTGCCCCGTCGACGGTGCGGCGCTATGGATACGCGCCGAAAGGCCAGCGTGTAGATGGCCTGGTGTCCGGGCATCGACGGCCACGCACCTCGCTCATTGCCGCTCGTATGGATGGGCAACTGGTAGAGCCCTGTCTGTTCAAAGGCACCTGCGATACCGTGGTCTTCAACGCGTGGCTGCAGACGAGATTGTGCCCGCGCCTGACCGCCCACCATCTCGTCATCATGGACAATGCCACCTTTCATACCTCGCCCGAAACAGCGCAGCTCATCAAGGCGACTGGGGCGACCTTGCTATTCCTTGCACCCTATTCCCCCGACCTCAATCCCATCGAGCGGGACTTCGCCGTGCTGAAGAAACGCCGGGAATATCAGGAGCAAGCCACGCTCGACGACATCGTCAAGGCCTATCAATGA
- a CDS encoding IS630 transposase-related protein, which produces MRCSPDLRQRVVDFVRSGGSKADAARRFKVGEASVYRWLKPGGLTYQRPGPRRAHKLDWEQLRRHVEDHPDRIQAERARHFHVSRHCIWNALRKLAVTHKKKDGLPRT; this is translated from the coding sequence ATGAGATGTTCACCAGATTTGCGCCAACGGGTCGTGGATTTTGTCCGAAGTGGGGGAAGCAAGGCCGACGCGGCTCGGCGGTTCAAAGTCGGTGAGGCGAGCGTGTACCGCTGGCTCAAGCCTGGTGGCCTAACGTACCAGCGTCCTGGTCCTCGTCGGGCCCACAAATTGGATTGGGAGCAGTTACGCCGTCATGTGGAGGACCATCCCGATCGGATACAAGCAGAACGGGCGCGGCATTTCCACGTCTCCCGACATTGCATCTGGAACGCGCTGCGCAAACTGGCCGTCACGCATAAAAAAAAGGATGGGCTACCAAGAACGTGA
- a CDS encoding peptidylprolyl isomerase: MAEKNDKVQATIAVTSKGQPIGDIMLKFFSDVAPGHVANFIKLSKEGFYDGTTFHRVIPGFMIQGGDPNSKSPDRSSHGMGGPGYKVKAEFNSTPHKRGIVSMARANDPDSAGSQFFICVADANFLDWQYTVFGEVVSGMDVADKIVGMKRDGRDNPLERAEMTVTISEG, translated from the coding sequence ATGGCTGAGAAAAATGACAAAGTCCAAGCGACGATTGCTGTAACCAGCAAGGGGCAACCGATCGGTGACATTATGCTCAAGTTTTTTTCCGATGTGGCACCCGGTCATGTCGCGAACTTCATCAAGCTGTCCAAAGAGGGATTCTACGACGGGACAACGTTCCACCGAGTGATTCCTGGATTCATGATTCAGGGAGGGGACCCAAATAGTAAGAGCCCAGATCGTTCCTCACATGGTATGGGTGGGCCTGGGTACAAAGTGAAGGCAGAGTTCAACAGCACTCCCCATAAGCGAGGGATCGTCTCGATGGCTCGAGCCAATGATCCGGATAGCGCCGGGTCGCAGTTCTTTATCTGCGTCGCAGACGCAAACTTCCTCGATTGGCAATATACGGTCTTTGGAGAGGTGGTGAGCGGTATGGACGTCGCCGACAAGATTGTCGGTATGAAGCGTGATGGCAGGGACAATCCATTGGAGCGTGCTGAGATGACCGTCACGATCAGCGAGGGGTGA
- a CDS encoding ligand-binding sensor domain-containing protein: MTARLVKVYRIALLTVTLLVGAGFLYVVGGEAFQTHLVSSPIPTPMADHSSSPGPFEQSVASVQALVMDGHGTIYAGSFGHGIFRSADRGSTWARAGGGVTDPFILSLSSTKDGAVYAGTFRGGVFRSRDDGRSWQPVSTGLKQMEVKALLAVDQELFAGTGDGVYRLRHSDDHWIPVTTGLDDILVHALARSPDGTLFAGTSGKGLFRFSPRSSGWVRLHHGLKDHEGLIENFIRVLVIDHDQNIVAGTFDGGVFRSADGGLTWRPISRALPNDSIRGIVSSDRTLVVATGNGIFKTVDQGKQWTPVNKGLTNQAIQVLIGSKETGLYAGTSSGVFRSDDGSSWIAVNEGLEAGVAPPPFLFR; the protein is encoded by the coding sequence ATGACGGCTCGGCTTGTGAAGGTTTATCGGATCGCTCTTCTTACGGTGACCCTGCTCGTGGGAGCTGGTTTTCTGTATGTGGTAGGGGGTGAGGCCTTTCAGACGCATCTCGTGTCGTCTCCGATACCGACCCCGATGGCAGATCACTCATCATCGCCCGGCCCGTTTGAACAATCCGTCGCGAGTGTGCAAGCGCTCGTCATGGATGGCCATGGGACGATTTACGCTGGGTCATTTGGACATGGCATCTTTCGTAGCGCCGATCGTGGGTCAACATGGGCTCGAGCGGGGGGAGGAGTGACTGATCCGTTTATTCTGAGCCTCTCCTCCACCAAGGATGGTGCGGTCTACGCCGGTACGTTTCGCGGGGGAGTGTTTCGTTCGCGTGACGACGGCCGCTCGTGGCAACCGGTGAGCACCGGGCTCAAACAGATGGAGGTGAAGGCTCTCCTGGCAGTTGATCAGGAACTCTTTGCTGGAACGGGTGATGGTGTCTATCGTCTGCGGCACTCGGACGATCACTGGATTCCCGTCACGACTGGATTGGATGATATTTTGGTTCATGCCTTGGCTCGTTCGCCTGATGGAACGTTATTCGCCGGAACATCGGGGAAAGGCCTCTTTCGCTTCAGCCCTCGTTCATCAGGGTGGGTGCGGCTGCATCATGGCTTGAAAGACCATGAGGGGCTGATCGAAAACTTCATCCGCGTCCTCGTCATTGATCACGACCAGAACATTGTCGCCGGAACGTTCGATGGCGGTGTCTTCCGCAGTGCTGATGGTGGACTGACCTGGCGACCGATCAGCCGGGCATTACCCAATGATTCCATCCGGGGTATTGTGTCGAGCGATCGGACATTGGTTGTGGCGACGGGGAATGGAATTTTTAAGACGGTGGATCAGGGGAAGCAATGGACTCCGGTGAATAAGGGATTGACGAACCAGGCTATCCAGGTGTTGATCGGATCCAAGGAGACCGGACTCTATGCCGGAACAAGTTCCGGAGTGTTTCGGAGCGACGACGGGAGTTCATGGATTGCCGTGAATGAGGGGCTGGAGGCTGGAGTTGCGCCACCGCCGTTTCTCTTTCGATAA
- the tatC gene encoding twin-arginine translocase subunit TatC produces MQHVVHPLALHIQAVKRRLLIIGATVVGSLVLTFTFSSEMVAWLNRPFPNQLAFYGPTEALFASIKVSLLAAVILSLPVIFYQCWKFIEPALLPTEQRWAIPLFMIAGGLFALGLVFCNVVILPLVIEWFVSFGLDRDVTPQLSVGTYIDFNVKFLLIFGCAFELPLAMTLAAMTGFVSAHQFAQYRKHAILLCLIVSAVVTPDATLFTMLLMAVPLMALYEVGILGARMFGRNLTHSDVDLPLDPDLPINTAGTRVR; encoded by the coding sequence ATGCAGCACGTCGTTCATCCGCTTGCCCTTCACATTCAAGCCGTCAAGCGTCGATTGCTCATCATCGGGGCGACGGTGGTGGGCTCACTGGTGCTCACGTTCACGTTTTCGTCGGAAATGGTGGCCTGGCTGAATCGCCCATTTCCAAACCAGCTGGCATTTTATGGGCCGACGGAGGCGCTCTTCGCTTCGATCAAGGTCTCGTTGTTGGCGGCAGTGATCCTGAGTCTGCCGGTCATTTTCTACCAGTGTTGGAAGTTCATTGAACCAGCGTTGTTGCCGACCGAACAACGCTGGGCCATCCCGCTGTTTATGATTGCCGGCGGGTTGTTCGCATTAGGATTGGTGTTTTGCAATGTAGTGATCCTGCCGCTCGTGATCGAGTGGTTTGTGAGTTTTGGGTTGGACCGTGACGTGACCCCACAACTCAGTGTGGGGACCTATATTGATTTCAATGTGAAGTTCTTGCTGATCTTTGGGTGTGCGTTCGAATTGCCGTTGGCCATGACCCTTGCGGCGATGACGGGATTCGTTTCTGCACACCAGTTCGCTCAGTACCGTAAGCATGCCATCTTGCTCTGTCTTATTGTCTCGGCGGTCGTCACGCCAGACGCGACACTATTTACGATGCTTCTCATGGCCGTTCCTCTGATGGCGCTGTACGAGGTCGGGATTCTTGGCGCGCGTATGTTTGGACGGAATCTGACTCACAGCGACGTTGATTTGCCGCTTGATCCGGATCTGCCGATCAATACTGCAGGAACGAGGGTGCGATGA
- a CDS encoding DUF465 domain-containing protein, which translates to MLTEDAIMLQLRHTNTEFRELEESHHRLDLELNELQRRHVLTPNEEIEKKRIQKEKLVKKDKLAEFIRLYRDQQLEPAR; encoded by the coding sequence ATGTTGACTGAAGATGCGATCATGTTACAACTTCGCCACACCAATACGGAATTTCGAGAGCTGGAAGAGTCTCACCATCGCCTGGACCTTGAACTCAATGAGCTGCAAAGACGTCATGTGCTGACGCCAAACGAAGAGATCGAGAAAAAGCGGATTCAAAAAGAGAAGTTGGTCAAGAAAGACAAGCTGGCAGAATTCATTCGTCTGTATCGGGACCAACAACTGGAGCCAGCACGGTAA
- the rimI gene encoding ribosomal protein S18-alanine N-acetyltransferase, with protein sequence MLDLHILPATAEMLPEIVSLEEACFSAPWTRKMLEAELTGNPFAHFLVALRQDWSGGEANSVILGYHCFWIVFEELRLMNLAVQGTMRRQGVGRALVMEACRLGLEQAATRAILEVRASNDAARSLYTQMGFIQVGKRPQYYTHPTEDALLMEINPLVLPGERQRDRTCRSGGDSLLSDSL encoded by the coding sequence ATGTTGGATCTGCACATTCTTCCAGCGACAGCGGAGATGTTGCCCGAGATTGTTTCGCTAGAAGAGGCTTGCTTCTCGGCGCCTTGGACGCGCAAAATGCTGGAAGCTGAGTTAACGGGGAATCCTTTCGCGCATTTTCTTGTCGCGCTCCGCCAGGATTGGTCGGGGGGGGAAGCGAACTCAGTGATTCTGGGCTATCATTGCTTTTGGATTGTATTTGAAGAGCTGCGGCTGATGAATTTGGCAGTCCAAGGGACGATGCGCAGACAGGGAGTGGGACGGGCGTTGGTGATGGAGGCCTGCCGCTTGGGGCTTGAACAGGCCGCGACTCGAGCGATCCTCGAAGTCAGAGCCTCGAACGATGCTGCACGGTCGTTGTACACGCAGATGGGGTTTATTCAGGTCGGTAAACGTCCGCAGTATTACACCCATCCCACTGAAGACGCGCTCTTAATGGAAATAAATCCGCTTGTACTGCCAGGTGAGCGGCAGCGAGATCGAACATGCCGCTCAGGAGGTGACTCACTGTTGTCAGATTCACTCTAA
- the tsaB gene encoding tRNA (adenosine(37)-N6)-threonylcarbamoyltransferase complex dimerization subunit type 1 TsaB, whose protein sequence is MKILAIETATTWQSVAILDETGVLAQHGQEAGGAHGALLLPTIDRLLMQSQVKLHELSGVVCSAGPGSFTGIRVGLATGLGLRAATGLPLILVPTLEAMAWNVDSTIPICPLLPSRRGEVYWAIFRRGVDGHVERVLGEQVGTEHVFVQSLHEPTLVFGAGWTTMAPETHDRLARAGTVRVGSEHVFTPSAVSVARVGMSRLQRGEVAGEVVAPLYVQRAEADIQYERSGGLSPVARRQGRVERKTAERLARGRKRSRV, encoded by the coding sequence ATGAAGATTCTCGCAATTGAAACGGCCACCACGTGGCAGAGTGTGGCGATTCTCGATGAAACCGGCGTGCTTGCCCAGCATGGGCAGGAGGCTGGTGGGGCCCATGGCGCATTGCTTTTGCCGACCATCGATCGCCTGCTGATGCAATCACAGGTGAAACTTCATGAGCTGAGCGGGGTGGTCTGTTCCGCTGGGCCGGGTTCGTTTACAGGGATTCGAGTCGGTCTCGCCACAGGCCTCGGACTCCGGGCTGCAACCGGACTTCCCCTGATTCTTGTCCCAACATTGGAAGCCATGGCCTGGAACGTGGATAGCACCATACCGATTTGTCCCCTCTTGCCCAGCCGTCGGGGAGAAGTGTATTGGGCGATCTTTCGCCGAGGCGTGGATGGGCATGTCGAGCGTGTGTTAGGGGAGCAGGTCGGGACGGAACATGTGTTCGTTCAGAGTCTCCATGAACCGACGTTGGTATTTGGAGCGGGATGGACGACGATGGCCCCCGAGACTCACGACCGTCTCGCAAGGGCGGGCACGGTGAGGGTCGGATCAGAACATGTCTTCACGCCGTCGGCTGTCTCAGTTGCTCGTGTTGGGATGAGTCGGCTTCAACGGGGGGAGGTTGCCGGTGAGGTCGTGGCTCCACTCTATGTCCAACGGGCTGAGGCCGACATCCAATACGAACGATCTGGAGGGCTGTCACCCGTCGCGAGGCGTCAAGGCCGGGTTGAACGGAAGACGGCAGAGCGATTGGCGCGAGGCCGGAAACGGTCGAGGGTGTGA
- the radA gene encoding DNA repair protein RadA — protein MKSKVTFSCQACGHQSPRWLGRCPDCGGWNTMKEERQAATGKGRPADLKTAQAKATPIAEIEVVGEDRRLTHIGEFDRVLGGGVIPGSVILIGGDPGIGKTTLLLQALPRLATKEAPVLYVSGEESPRQIKMRGQRLGIEHPHLLILAETSLELILKSIQEVRPVAVVVDSIQTVYTEQITSAPGSISQVQEVAGQLMWFAKRAGVPVFIIGHVTKEGAIAGPRLLEHIVDTVLYFEGDKGHSYRILRAVKNRFGSTNEIGVFEMKDAGLEEVSNPSELFLAERSQRSAGSVVVSSLEGTRPILVELQALVSSTSYAMPKRMANGVELNRVSLLLAVMEKRLGVHLSGQDVYVNVVGGMHIDEPAIDVGIVAAVASSLRDIPVEPGFLMLGEIGLGGEVRAVSQAEARIREAAKMGFKRCLLPERNLSKLDPIEGIELIGIHEVREALDVVLA, from the coding sequence TTGAAATCAAAAGTGACCTTTTCCTGCCAGGCTTGTGGTCATCAATCGCCACGGTGGCTCGGCCGCTGTCCTGATTGCGGCGGTTGGAATACGATGAAAGAAGAGCGGCAAGCGGCGACCGGCAAGGGTCGGCCTGCTGACTTGAAAACAGCTCAAGCCAAGGCCACACCCATCGCCGAGATCGAAGTGGTTGGTGAGGACCGTCGGTTGACCCACATCGGGGAGTTTGATCGAGTCTTGGGCGGTGGTGTCATTCCCGGCTCGGTGATCTTGATCGGTGGTGATCCTGGCATCGGGAAGACCACGTTGTTACTCCAGGCCTTGCCACGGTTGGCGACGAAGGAGGCCCCGGTTCTCTATGTCTCAGGGGAAGAATCGCCTCGGCAGATCAAAATGCGGGGGCAGCGGTTGGGGATCGAACATCCGCATCTGCTGATTTTGGCTGAAACGTCACTCGAACTGATCTTGAAATCAATTCAGGAGGTTCGACCGGTTGCGGTAGTCGTCGATTCTATTCAGACGGTATACACGGAACAGATCACCTCGGCTCCGGGCAGCATCAGCCAAGTCCAAGAGGTGGCGGGACAACTGATGTGGTTTGCGAAGCGCGCCGGCGTCCCGGTCTTCATCATCGGACATGTCACGAAGGAAGGGGCCATCGCCGGGCCGCGATTGTTGGAGCACATCGTCGATACGGTGTTGTACTTCGAGGGTGACAAAGGCCATAGCTATCGCATTCTCCGGGCCGTCAAGAATCGATTCGGATCAACGAATGAAATCGGTGTATTCGAGATGAAGGACGCCGGGCTCGAAGAAGTCAGTAACCCGTCTGAGTTGTTCTTGGCCGAACGTTCCCAGCGGAGTGCTGGATCGGTGGTGGTGTCGAGTCTCGAAGGGACAAGACCGATCCTTGTTGAGCTACAGGCGCTGGTGTCCTCGACGAGCTATGCTATGCCCAAGCGGATGGCGAATGGGGTGGAGTTGAATCGTGTCTCCCTGTTGCTTGCGGTGATGGAAAAACGGTTGGGTGTGCATCTCTCCGGACAGGACGTCTATGTGAATGTCGTCGGTGGCATGCATATCGACGAGCCGGCGATTGATGTGGGGATTGTGGCGGCGGTCGCATCGAGCCTGCGAGATATCCCGGTTGAACCGGGGTTTTTGATGTTAGGCGAGATCGGCTTAGGCGGGGAGGTCCGCGCGGTCAGTCAGGCTGAGGCGCGCATCCGTGAAGCGGCAAAGATGGGGTTCAAGCGCTGCCTCTTACCAGAGCGAAACTTGTCGAAGCTGGATCCGATCGAGGGAATAGAGTTGATTGGGATTCACGAGGTCAGAGAGGCGCTCGACGTGGTCTTGGCGTAG
- a CDS encoding HD-GYP domain-containing protein, which produces MKKHIRIDELTLGMVVDKLDRSWLSTPFFCHRMTITSTKQIAQLKACGVQTLTVRVEAEEVPEEAPTPSTPEDKPIDSTNELPDPVPSSTPTYVPFEEELPAAKQVYQAAKTIVQNAMQDVRLGRALNVDAVQTVISDMTESVFRNPDALPSLSRLKRFDEYTFYHSVNTALLAMSLGRSLGFDRSMIHLAGVGTLLHDIGKMKVPLELLNKPGRFEPHEMEIVKQHVLRGVEVLSCTTGLGDTYIQPALEHHERVNGDGYPHRRAHQDISQVGLITAIVDIYDAMTSDRVYHKGKPAHEVLQLLYRLSLEGHLDPTLVQRFIQVVGVYPVGSVVVLNTGETGIVKRINHNAPLAPVILFVKGAGNTLLSHPQEEDLSQQTATPPRSIKTVLHPHQTGIDPDVYLDKKAA; this is translated from the coding sequence ATGAAAAAGCACATCCGAATCGATGAATTAACGCTGGGCATGGTGGTCGACAAGCTCGACCGGTCTTGGTTGAGCACACCGTTTTTTTGTCACAGGATGACGATCACCTCCACCAAGCAGATCGCGCAGCTGAAAGCCTGTGGCGTGCAGACGCTGACCGTCCGCGTGGAGGCCGAAGAGGTCCCTGAAGAAGCACCGACACCATCGACTCCAGAGGACAAACCCATCGACTCGACAAATGAATTGCCGGATCCCGTCCCATCCTCCACTCCTACATATGTCCCTTTCGAGGAAGAGCTACCGGCTGCCAAGCAGGTCTATCAGGCCGCCAAGACGATTGTGCAAAACGCGATGCAAGACGTACGGCTGGGACGAGCGCTCAATGTCGATGCCGTGCAAACTGTCATCAGTGATATGACCGAGAGTGTCTTTCGCAATCCAGACGCCCTCCCCAGTCTGTCACGGCTCAAGCGATTCGACGAATACACCTTTTACCACTCCGTGAATACCGCCCTACTCGCAATGTCTCTGGGCCGGAGCCTTGGCTTCGATCGATCGATGATTCATCTCGCCGGCGTCGGCACACTCTTGCACGATATCGGAAAGATGAAGGTCCCTCTCGAACTTCTCAATAAACCTGGTCGGTTCGAGCCTCATGAAATGGAAATTGTGAAACAACATGTGCTCAGGGGTGTCGAAGTCCTTTCCTGCACGACCGGCCTGGGCGACACGTACATCCAGCCGGCACTAGAACATCATGAGCGAGTCAACGGCGACGGCTATCCGCATCGACGCGCTCATCAAGACATCAGTCAGGTCGGTCTGATCACCGCGATTGTCGATATCTATGACGCCATGACAAGCGACCGGGTCTACCATAAGGGCAAACCGGCCCATGAAGTCCTCCAATTGCTGTATCGGCTCTCGCTCGAAGGTCACCTCGACCCCACACTCGTGCAACGATTTATCCAGGTCGTCGGAGTCTATCCGGTCGGATCAGTGGTGGTGCTAAATACTGGTGAGACCGGCATCGTCAAACGCATCAACCATAATGCGCCACTGGCACCAGTGATACTGTTCGTCAAGGGCGCTGGAAATACGCTCCTCTCACACCCACAGGAAGAGGATCTCTCTCAGCAGACAGCGACACCCCCTCGGAGCATCAAAACGGTTCTCCACCCCCACCAGACCGGTATTGACCCAGACGTCTACCTCGATAAGAAAGCAGCGTAG
- a CDS encoding HD-GYP domain-containing protein has product MKKRIGIDELKPGMLVEQLDRSWLDTPFFRHKMTITSTVQIAQLKACGVQTLVVRTDGEDGEAVEAEALSESDIATDPVLTAGGEPAPIPQIVPFEEELPAARQIYHAAKTIVQNAMHDTRLGRAINMEEVNRVVSDMTDSVLRNPDALTSLTRLKQFDEYTFYHSVNTSLLAMSLGRHLEFNRTALHQVGVGTLLHDVGKTKIPPEILNKPGRFEPHEMEIMKQHVLRGVEVLSTTTGLGDSYLRPALEHHERVDGTGYPHRRVRHELSQFGLIAAVVDIYDAITSDRCYHKGRAAHEALQFLYRLAIEGHLDTTLVQQFIHVVGIYPVGSVVELNTGETGIVKEVHHHAPLAPVVLLVKSSGNALLSNPRELDLVAQIETPHRKISAILDPKQAGIDPTDYLDKKAA; this is encoded by the coding sequence ATGAAAAAGCGCATTGGAATCGATGAACTAAAACCAGGGATGCTGGTTGAACAACTGGACCGGTCCTGGCTGGATACGCCGTTTTTTCGGCATAAGATGACCATCACTTCAACCGTCCAGATCGCACAGCTCAAAGCCTGCGGTGTGCAAACCCTGGTTGTGAGGACGGATGGAGAAGATGGAGAAGCAGTTGAAGCAGAAGCGCTCTCTGAATCGGACATCGCTACAGATCCTGTACTCACCGCAGGAGGAGAGCCAGCACCGATTCCCCAAATTGTTCCGTTCGAAGAGGAACTCCCGGCGGCAAGGCAGATCTATCACGCCGCAAAAACAATCGTGCAGAACGCCATGCACGACACCAGGCTGGGACGGGCGATTAATATGGAGGAGGTCAACCGAGTCGTCTCCGACATGACGGACAGTGTACTCCGAAATCCCGATGCCCTCACAAGCCTGACGAGACTGAAACAGTTCGACGAATACACTTTCTACCACTCCGTGAATACCTCGCTTCTCGCCATGTCCCTCGGACGCCATCTTGAGTTCAACCGAACTGCCTTGCATCAGGTGGGAGTAGGCACCCTGCTCCATGATGTTGGAAAAACCAAGATCCCTCCAGAAATCCTGAATAAGCCTGGCCGGTTTGAACCGCATGAAATGGAGATCATGAAGCAACATGTGCTCCGCGGCGTGGAAGTGTTGTCCACTACGACCGGATTGGGAGACTCCTACCTACGTCCTGCCTTGGAACATCATGAGCGGGTGGATGGTACTGGCTATCCGCACCGCCGAGTGAGACACGAGCTCAGCCAATTCGGCCTCATAGCCGCGGTTGTCGATATCTACGATGCCATCACGAGTGATCGATGCTACCACAAAGGTCGTGCGGCCCATGAAGCCCTCCAGTTTCTCTATCGGCTCGCGATCGAGGGGCACTTGGATACCACGCTGGTGCAGCAATTTATCCATGTCGTGGGGATCTATCCCGTAGGATCAGTTGTGGAGCTGAATACGGGCGAGACCGGAATCGTCAAAGAAGTGCATCACCATGCGCCGTTGGCACCGGTGGTACTCCTTGTGAAAAGTTCCGGCAATGCCCTCCTCTCGAATCCCCGCGAGCTCGATCTCGTGGCACAGATCGAAACACCTCACAGAAAGATCAGCGCCATCCTCGATCCAAAACAAGCGGGAATCGACCCGACCGACTATCTCGACAAGAAAGCGGCATAA